Proteins from a single region of Lentimicrobium sp. L6:
- a CDS encoding iron ABC transporter permease produces the protein MTLRDNPNNQSVKTFKGKSIRLIIALIVLNLILFFANLVFGSIHIPFSEILETLLFPSAETERISQLIILTSRLPQAITALLTGAALSVAGLLMQTLFRNPLAGPGILGISAGASMGVAILTLLGGAGSLVLISSYLQQFSIVIAAFVGAFLTLGLVLLFARFVKSNVSLLIIGLMIGYAASSFIGFLQFISHEQEVHSFVIWGLGSFSQVSMHQMTLFASLILSGIVASFFFVKPLNLMLLGEHYATNLGVNVKKLRVSLIVIAGLLTAVATAYTGPIAFIGLAVPHLSRMLFKTSEHKILLPGIILTGMAIALSCNLIARLPSLEQAIPINTVTSLFGAPLVIWFLIKNNRINMSTS, from the coding sequence ATGACATTACGGGATAATCCTAATAATCAAAGTGTAAAAACTTTTAAAGGCAAATCAATTCGGCTTATCATTGCCCTAATTGTACTAAACCTGATACTCTTCTTTGCTAATCTGGTATTTGGATCTATTCATATTCCTTTTTCTGAGATTTTAGAAACACTACTCTTCCCATCAGCAGAAACCGAGAGAATTTCCCAATTAATTATATTAACTTCTCGATTACCACAGGCTATTACAGCACTTCTAACAGGAGCAGCTTTATCGGTGGCTGGGCTTTTAATGCAAACATTATTTAGAAACCCTTTGGCAGGGCCAGGCATATTAGGAATTAGTGCAGGAGCCAGTATGGGTGTTGCTATTTTAACATTATTGGGTGGAGCTGGTAGTTTAGTTCTTATTTCTAGTTATTTGCAACAATTCAGCATAGTGATTGCAGCCTTTGTGGGTGCTTTTTTAACTCTCGGGCTCGTGCTTCTCTTTGCACGATTTGTTAAAAGCAACGTCTCACTACTTATAATAGGACTCATGATAGGTTATGCGGCATCTTCATTCATTGGGTTCCTTCAATTCATTAGCCATGAACAAGAAGTTCACTCTTTTGTGATTTGGGGATTGGGAAGTTTTAGTCAAGTGAGCATGCATCAAATGACATTATTTGCTAGTTTGATATTGTCGGGAATTGTGGCAAGCTTCTTCTTTGTTAAGCCATTAAACCTCATGCTACTAGGGGAACATTACGCCACAAATCTAGGCGTAAATGTAAAAAAACTAAGAGTCAGCCTGATCGTAATTGCAGGATTGTTAACGGCGGTAGCTACCGCTTATACCGGACCCATTGCTTTTATTGGGCTGGCAGTTCCACATTTGAGTAGAATGCTTTTTAAAACTTCAGAACATAAAATATTATTACCTGGAATTATCCTCACAGGAATGGCCATAGCCCTATCTTGCAACCTAATTGCTCGACTACCATCGCTTGAACAAGCCATTCCGATAAACACGGTAACCTCCTTATTTGGAGCGCCATTGGTAATATGGTTTTTGATAAAAAATAACAGAATTAACATGTCGACTTCATGA
- a CDS encoding N-acetylglucosamine kinase, which translates to MILIADSGSTKTDWVLWIPKTNEVFKYKTKGLNPYFTKSSEITEEMREHFASDDLIQLKEIFFYGSGCGSIDSKSIVFEGLTNACKNAKIHIEHDLMASARSLLGNEKGIACILGTGSNACLYDGKVIIGEAVSFGYIMGDEGSGNHIGRMLLKAIFNGKAPKELVMDFNDKYPHLDLSRLLDQLYNLPNPNRFLASFSPFVLSNQDKKFVRALIESSFNQFLDEFVVDLSMDKSLPVSFQGSIAWSYKAILKKVLGDRGFKMGNIIKQPIDTLLEFHKNNKI; encoded by the coding sequence ATGATACTCATTGCAGATAGCGGATCAACAAAAACTGATTGGGTACTTTGGATACCAAAGACTAATGAAGTTTTCAAATATAAAACCAAAGGGCTCAATCCATACTTTACCAAATCATCAGAAATTACAGAGGAGATGCGAGAACATTTTGCCTCTGATGATTTAATTCAGCTTAAAGAAATTTTCTTCTATGGTTCTGGTTGTGGAAGCATAGATTCAAAATCAATTGTTTTTGAGGGTCTTACTAATGCTTGTAAGAATGCGAAAATTCATATTGAGCATGATTTAATGGCGTCGGCGCGCTCTTTACTCGGAAACGAAAAAGGCATAGCTTGTATTCTTGGAACGGGCTCTAATGCTTGTTTGTATGATGGTAAGGTAATTATAGGTGAAGCGGTTTCGTTTGGTTACATCATGGGTGATGAAGGCTCTGGTAATCATATAGGTAGAATGCTGTTGAAAGCCATTTTCAATGGTAAAGCTCCAAAAGAATTGGTAATGGACTTTAATGATAAATATCCTCATCTTGATCTATCTCGTTTACTGGACCAACTTTATAACCTTCCAAATCCAAATCGTTTTTTAGCAAGCTTTAGCCCTTTTGTTCTTTCAAATCAGGACAAGAAATTTGTCAGGGCTCTGATAGAATCCTCCTTTAATCAGTTTCTTGATGAATTTGTTGTTGATTTAAGTATGGATAAATCTTTACCTGTTAGTTTTCAGGGTTCTATAGCATGGTCTTATAAAGCTATTTTGAAAAAGGTTTTGGGGGATAGAGGATTTAAAATGGGTAATATTATAAAGCAACCAATAGATACTCTTTTAGAATTTCATAAGAACAATAAAATTTAA